In Portunus trituberculatus isolate SZX2019 chromosome 44, ASM1759143v1, whole genome shotgun sequence, a single window of DNA contains:
- the LOC123518770 gene encoding uncharacterized protein LOC123518770 — protein sequence MVEQWGEVWQVNFAPEKTQAMVISRSPDASHAVSGKLRFGGKCLPLQDYIKILGVCVDRSLRFDRHIAGIARQTSLRVSALRRMADTLDPRGTLTLYKAQIRPCMEYGALSWMSSAAVHMQRLDAVQRRALRLVTTEEEEQHPAPLTSLEHRRDVSALVVCHKTQVQRVSHLNPLRLQPHTAQRCTRDAARSDELVQVPRSRSSQHQRTYTTRTSRLWNIFVAATPQVRSMTTQQVKVAAHKWRGRHPSRLVLQ from the coding sequence ATGGTAGAGCAGTGGGGAGAGGTGTGGCAAGTTAACTTCGCTCCAGAGAAGACGCAGGCGATGGTCATCTCGCGGTCTCCAGACGCCTCACACGCAGTCTCAGGAAAGTTGCGCTTTGGAGGCAAGTGCCTGCCGCTCCAGGATTACATCAAGATCCTGGGCGTGTGCGTGGACCGCAGCCTGCGCTTCGACCGCCACATCGCTGGCATCGCCCGCCAGACATCTCTCCGAGTCTCTGCCCTGCGCAGGATGGCGGACACCCTCGACCCACGAGGCACACTCACTCTGTACAAGGCGCAGAtacgcccatgtatggagtatggtgCCTTGTCTTGGATGTCGAGTGCTGCTGTCCACATGCAGAGACTGGATGCTGTGCAGCGGCGAGCCCTGAGACTCGTGACCactgaggaagaagagcagcacCCAGCACCACTGacatcactggaacaccgccGAGACGTATCGGCACTAGTAGTCTGCCACAAGACTCAAGTGCAGAGAGTCTCCCACCTCAACCCTCTGAGGCTACAGCCACACACAGCACAGAGGTGCACCAGAGATGCGGCACGCAGTGACGAGTTAGTGCAGGTGCCCCGATCTCGCTCAAGCCAACACCAGCGCACCTACACAACCAGGACCTCAAGGCTGTGGAACATTTTCGTGGCAGCCACTCCCCAAGTGAGGAGCATGACTACTCAGCAAGTGAAAGTGGCAGCCCACAAGTGGCGAGGCAGGCACCCGTCGCGGCTGGTGTTGCAGTAG